The following coding sequences lie in one Heyndrickxia oleronia genomic window:
- the ctaG gene encoding cytochrome c oxidase assembly factor CtaG: MPISIFGFQALWSPFFIITILFMTVLYFLITIKWRKDFKNSEPLTKKQAIYFIISMILLYLVKGSPIDLLAHIMFTYHMVQMSILLIIMTPLLMLSIPNWLWEAFLKLPVIKPIFLFFTKPILAVVLFNVLFSFYHIPFIFDTIKMSETLHGGYTMLLFIFALFMWWPLLNSLPDQTQLSGIKRVGYLFASAILLTPACGILIFAGKPLYETYSNGAVWLQAMTLCVPTDTLAGLNLSGPELFSTLPVTEDQQLGAIIMKLVQEVIYGFVLARIFYAWFKKDQKEAEEFTQRAMMEQHPQPTE; encoded by the coding sequence TTGCCTATAAGTATATTTGGTTTTCAAGCGCTATGGAGTCCATTTTTTATAATTACAATATTATTTATGACGGTTTTATATTTTCTGATAACAATAAAATGGCGAAAAGATTTTAAAAATAGTGAACCATTAACCAAAAAGCAGGCCATTTATTTTATAATTTCAATGATCCTTCTTTATCTTGTGAAGGGATCTCCTATTGATTTATTAGCTCATATTATGTTCACCTATCATATGGTTCAAATGTCAATTTTATTGATTATCATGACTCCATTATTGATGTTAAGTATACCTAATTGGCTATGGGAGGCATTTTTAAAGTTACCAGTAATTAAACCAATCTTTCTTTTTTTCACAAAGCCGATTTTAGCTGTCGTTCTTTTTAATGTTTTATTCTCTTTTTATCACATACCATTTATATTTGACACAATTAAGATGAGTGAAACATTGCATGGTGGGTATACAATGCTATTATTTATTTTTGCATTGTTTATGTGGTGGCCATTATTAAATAGTCTACCTGATCAAACACAGTTGAGTGGAATTAAGCGGGTAGGTTACCTATTTGCTAGTGCAATATTACTAACACCTGCCTGTGGAATACTTATATTTGCAGGAAAACCGTTATATGAAACCTATTCGAATGGGGCAGTATGGCTGCAGGCTATGACACTTTGTGTACCTACTGATACATTAGCAGGTTTAAATTTAAGTGGACCAGAATTATTCTCTACGCTTCCAGTAACAGAGGATCAACAATTAGGTGCCATTATTATGAAACTTGTACAAGAGGTTATTTATGGATTTGTCCTTGCAAGAATTTTTTATGCATGGTTCAAAAAGGATCAAAAAGAAGCGGAGGAGTTTACGCAAAGAGCAATGATGGAACAACATCCACAACCAACGGAATAA
- a CDS encoding YlbD family protein, protein MGNSKLHPSVEKFKAFVKTHPKIIQDVRNGNHTLQELYEEWYLLGEEDPYWEKFQSEGNETSESTANKKETKSGGWMNQIGNIIQRVDANQMQNHLNNLSQVIASVQGVLSQFQGQNSSVNTTQNTTQNPFSFRKD, encoded by the coding sequence ATGGGGAATAGTAAACTTCACCCTTCAGTTGAGAAATTTAAAGCCTTTGTGAAAACCCATCCAAAAATTATCCAAGATGTCAGGAATGGAAATCATACATTGCAAGAACTTTATGAAGAATGGTATCTACTTGGAGAAGAAGATCCATACTGGGAAAAATTTCAAAGTGAAGGGAATGAAACTTCAGAGTCTACAGCGAATAAAAAAGAAACAAAAAGTGGAGGATGGATGAATCAAATTGGGAACATTATACAAAGGGTTGATGCTAATCAGATGCAAAATCATTTAAATAATTTGAGCCAAGTAATTGCCTCCGTTCAAGGGGTACTTTCCCAATTTCAAGGACAAAATTCAAGTGTAAATACTACACAAAATACTACACAAAATCCATTTTCTTTCCGAAAAGATTAA
- a CDS encoding DUF420 domain-containing protein — MSVPVLPTISTSCIVISAIFVAIGWNLIRKKKIDQHMRAMTIAAIFAVVFFLIYSSRTIFIGNTSFGGPDNLKIYYTVFLIFHISLATIGAVLGIISLWSGYKDRISFHRKLGPITSIIWFLTAITGVVVYLLLYVFYHGGETTSVIKAILGF, encoded by the coding sequence ATGTCAGTTCCTGTGTTACCTACTATAAGTACTTCGTGTATTGTTATTAGTGCTATATTTGTTGCCATTGGATGGAATTTAATTAGAAAGAAAAAAATAGATCAACATATGAGAGCAATGACAATCGCTGCTATTTTTGCAGTAGTATTTTTTCTAATTTACTCATCAAGAACTATTTTTATTGGAAACACTTCATTTGGTGGCCCAGACAATTTAAAAATATATTATACAGTATTTTTAATTTTTCATATCAGTCTTGCAACTATAGGCGCGGTTCTTGGAATTATTTCTTTATGGAGCGGTTATAAGGATCGTATTTCGTTCCATCGCAAGTTAGGGCCTATTACAAGTATTATTTGGTTTCTTACTGCGATTACCGGCGTTGTAGTCTATCTTCTACTTTATGTTTTTTATCATGGAGGGGAAACTACCTCAGTAATAAAAGCAATTTTAGGATTTTAA
- a CDS encoding PaaI family thioesterase — protein MKENLLALFNECLQNANEDDLKVMYQLLNGVKRKQEKVNYTFIDGILLMDRDITDQKCEITIPISALTENSLQIVHGGVTATILDTAMGTLANSLLPTGYGAVTSNLSIYYIAPGIGESLRASAEVIHKGTKTLVIEGSVHRNDGKKIAHCSGTFFIIKK, from the coding sequence ATGAAGGAAAATTTACTTGCTTTATTTAATGAATGTCTTCAAAATGCAAATGAGGATGATCTAAAGGTTATGTATCAGCTTTTAAATGGAGTCAAACGCAAACAGGAAAAGGTTAATTACACTTTTATTGACGGAATCCTACTTATGGATCGAGATATAACTGACCAGAAGTGTGAGATTACCATCCCAATTAGTGCTCTAACTGAAAATTCTTTACAAATTGTTCATGGCGGGGTAACGGCTACTATTTTGGATACAGCAATGGGTACATTAGCCAATAGTCTATTACCTACCGGATATGGTGCAGTTACATCCAACCTTTCAATCTATTATATTGCACCTGGAATAGGAGAATCTTTAAGAGCATCCGCTGAAGTTATACACAAGGGAACAAAAACTCTAGTCATTGAAGGTTCAGTTCATCGAAATGATGGAAAGAAAATCGCTCATTGTTCAGGAACTTTTTTTATAATAAAAAAATAA
- a CDS encoding YugN family protein, with product MNFENIGIQLFKADLNRLDDIMKKYGMIRAEQWDYERVSYDRKFIIREGTYYLRVQAYAVEGDVDTFDAHMQLMTPILGKHYYPHGVEYGDDEVYPSHLVKQCEELLNSLKKEIEAFAE from the coding sequence ATGAACTTCGAGAACATCGGGATTCAATTATTTAAAGCAGATTTAAACAGACTAGATGATATTATGAAAAAATATGGTATGATCCGTGCAGAGCAATGGGATTACGAACGTGTTTCTTATGATCGTAAATTTATCATAAGAGAAGGAACATATTATCTTCGCGTACAAGCTTATGCAGTTGAAGGCGATGTTGATACGTTTGATGCACATATGCAGTTAATGACACCTATTTTAGGTAAACATTATTACCCACATGGGGTTGAGTATGGCGATGATGAGGTATACCCATCACATCTTGTTAAGCAATGTGAAGAATTACTAAATTCATTAAAGAAAGAAATAGAAGCATTTGCGGAGTAA
- a CDS encoding YlbF family regulator, which yields MLATMERLQIISEAQKLAEMVLQSEAADEYRKSFFKLNNDLQTQKKIKEFVKMKDLYSEVQRFGRYHPDYKTINIRTREAKREMDLDENVAAFRKAENALQDILDQISVIVGKSVSPHIKVPTGNPFFDAGSSCSGGCGSGGGCSCSA from the coding sequence TTGCTTGCAACTATGGAAAGATTACAAATAATTTCTGAGGCTCAGAAGTTAGCCGAAATGGTGCTACAATCTGAAGCGGCAGATGAATATAGAAAGAGCTTTTTTAAATTAAACAATGATTTACAGACACAGAAGAAAATAAAAGAATTTGTTAAGATGAAAGATTTATACTCAGAGGTACAAAGATTTGGTCGATATCATCCGGATTACAAAACAATCAATATCAGGACACGTGAAGCAAAGCGGGAAATGGATCTAGATGAAAACGTTGCTGCATTTCGTAAAGCGGAAAATGCATTACAGGATATTCTAGACCAAATTAGTGTAATTGTTGGGAAATCTGTGTCTCCTCATATTAAGGTGCCAACTGGTAATCCTTTTTTCGATGCCGGGTCTTCATGTTCAGGTGGATGTGGTTCTGGCGGAGGTTGTAGTTGCTCTGCATAA
- a CDS encoding CAP domain-containing protein: MRTLFKVFIILVIIFILSLYFHLKPDNESVILDSNINKETPMDNEQAKNSRSELKQGYERPKVGISTYIGESSNKIIKKFGEPIRKDPSAYDYEWWIYNTGESYFQVGVYNGKIVTIYAIGKDNDITPFSIGENIQKIYQNIFLDTDITVQYEEGTYRFELTEEDLNIRPLVQLGSIYAQLSFDKFKGTLSSVRFMDKETLIKQRPYEMSYRGRLVDPMPIVDSKWRPIELGSEKQIFDLTNIIRERFGLNKLEWDQKTADVAYKHSKDMFSEKYFSHESPKYGDLKKRLDSEQVFYQLAGENIAAQYMDGPSAVEGWLNSEGHRESLLESKFTHIGVGVYQKYYTQNFIEKSWEK, encoded by the coding sequence CTGCGTACACTTTTTAAAGTTTTTATCATACTCGTTATTATATTTATATTAAGTCTATATTTCCATTTAAAACCTGACAATGAAAGTGTTATTCTTGATAGCAATATAAATAAAGAAACCCCTATGGATAATGAACAAGCCAAAAATTCACGTTCTGAATTAAAGCAAGGATATGAAAGGCCAAAAGTAGGTATATCTACTTACATTGGTGAATCTTCAAACAAAATTATTAAAAAATTCGGTGAGCCGATAAGAAAAGATCCGTCCGCCTATGATTATGAATGGTGGATTTATAATACGGGTGAGTCATATTTCCAGGTAGGAGTGTATAATGGGAAAATTGTAACCATTTACGCTATCGGAAAAGATAATGATATAACACCATTTTCTATAGGAGAAAATATACAAAAAATTTATCAAAATATCTTCTTGGATACAGATATTACTGTTCAATATGAAGAAGGAACTTATCGTTTTGAACTTACTGAAGAGGATTTAAATATTCGACCATTAGTACAATTAGGATCTATTTATGCTCAATTATCTTTTGACAAATTTAAAGGAACACTATCCAGTGTTCGTTTTATGGACAAGGAAACCTTGATTAAACAACGTCCCTATGAAATGAGCTACCGTGGACGTCTAGTAGATCCTATGCCAATTGTTGATTCGAAATGGCGTCCAATTGAATTGGGAAGTGAAAAACAAATCTTTGATCTTACTAATATTATTCGTGAACGGTTTGGATTAAATAAATTAGAATGGGATCAAAAAACTGCTGATGTTGCATATAAACATAGCAAGGATATGTTCTCTGAAAAATATTTTTCACATGAATCTCCTAAATATGGCGACTTAAAGAAACGCTTAGATTCTGAACAAGTGTTTTATCAACTTGCAGGCGAGAATATTGCTGCACAATACATGGATGGACCATCAGCTGTTGAGGGTTGGCTTAATTCGGAGGGGCATAGGGAATCACTACTTGAAAGTAAATTTACACACATAGGGGTTGGGGTTTATCAAAAATATTATACACAAAATTTTATAGAGAAAAGCTGGGAAAAATAA
- the ctaF gene encoding cytochrome c oxidase subunit IVB — translation MTNEQLNSGNPRVDYEYRRRKNAEEMKYQVISFILMILLTLIAFGAVAADLSKWFIIPFILLLAVVQVIFQLYYFMHMSHKGHEAPQLFMYSGALVGFLTLLTFFTIIWW, via the coding sequence ATGACAAATGAACAATTAAATTCCGGTAACCCTCGTGTAGATTATGAATATCGTCGCAGAAAGAATGCAGAGGAAATGAAGTATCAAGTAATCTCATTTATCTTAATGATATTACTAACACTAATAGCTTTTGGTGCAGTAGCTGCGGATTTATCAAAATGGTTTATCATTCCATTTATATTATTATTGGCTGTTGTGCAAGTAATATTTCAACTATATTACTTCATGCATATGAGCCATAAAGGTCATGAAGCTCCACAGCTATTCATGTATTCTGGTGCATTAGTGGGATTTTTAACTCTGTTAACATTTTTCACGATTATTTGGTGGTAA
- a CDS encoding YlbG family protein — protein sequence MFNERQSLIIWLYNLKHAKTLRRFGNVHYVSKRMKYVVLYCDRQEIEELQEKFSSMPFVRKVDLSWKPFLKTEYENSKPDKAKEYDYKIGL from the coding sequence ATGTTTAATGAAAGACAAAGCTTAATTATTTGGCTTTATAATTTAAAACATGCAAAGACTCTGAGAAGGTTTGGAAATGTTCATTATGTTTCAAAAAGAATGAAATACGTCGTTCTCTATTGTGATCGACAAGAAATTGAAGAATTGCAGGAAAAGTTTTCTTCAATGCCATTTGTACGAAAAGTAGACCTTTCATGGAAGCCATTCTTAAAGACAGAATATGAAAATTCAAAACCAGATAAGGCAAAAGAGTATGATTATAAAATTGGATTATAA
- a CDS encoding YlbE-like family protein, which yields MRKEIIDYIYSKNDLKEFLRNQPTWYRKLTRNPEEIKKFEIASLHFFEKTIPQRVEKLSSNLQMASMMMGMLQGLYSQK from the coding sequence ATGAGAAAGGAAATAATTGATTATATTTATTCAAAAAATGATTTAAAAGAGTTTTTGAGGAATCAACCAACTTGGTATAGAAAGTTGACAAGAAATCCTGAGGAAATTAAAAAATTTGAAATTGCTTCCTTACATTTTTTTGAAAAGACAATACCTCAGCGTGTCGAGAAACTTTCAAGCAATCTTCAAATGGCATCAATGATGATGGGGATGTTACAAGGGCTATATTCACAAAAATAA
- a CDS encoding DUF7147 family protein has product MLQRFIELGEGYSDIYELIELANANQHRLAHLMALHTTIEEKHMTSLVVVLQPTDPGEFQALYICREGIPNPHILPNKRFDLFNQIAEKLGKQIIEIEVKNSRDFAENALFYQYLIGILRLNHYIPPMQ; this is encoded by the coding sequence ATGTTACAACGTTTTATAGAATTAGGTGAAGGATACTCAGATATTTATGAACTTATCGAATTAGCAAATGCTAATCAACATCGTTTAGCACATTTAATGGCGTTACATACAACAATTGAAGAGAAACATATGACTTCCCTCGTTGTTGTTCTTCAGCCTACAGATCCAGGAGAGTTTCAGGCATTATATATTTGTCGTGAGGGCATTCCAAATCCACATATATTGCCAAATAAACGTTTTGATTTATTTAATCAGATCGCCGAGAAATTAGGCAAACAAATTATCGAAATCGAAGTCAAAAATTCGCGCGATTTCGCTGAAAATGCTTTATTTTATCAATATTTGATTGGAATTCTTAGACTCAATCATTATATTCCACCGATGCAATAA